One Cucurbita pepo mitochondrion, complete genome DNA segment encodes these proteins:
- the cox2 gene encoding cytochrome c oxidase subunit 2 has product MIVLKWLFLTIALCDAAEPWQLGFQDAATPMMQGIIDLHHDIFFFLILLFVFVSWILVRALWHFHYKQNQIPQRIVHGTTIEILWTIFPSIILMFIAIPSFALLYSMDEVVVDPAMTIKAIGHQWYWTYEYSDYNSSDEESLTFDSYMIPEDDLELGQLRLLEVDNRVVLPAKTHLRIIVTSADVLHSWAVPSLGVKCDAVPGRLNQISILVQREGVYYGQCSEICGTNHAFMPIVVEAVSRKDYGSRVSNQLIPKTGEA; this is encoded by the exons ATGATTGTTCTCAAATGGCTATTCCTCACAATTGCTCCTTGTGATGCAGCGGAACCATGGCAATTAGGATCTCAAGACGCAGCAACACCTATGATGCAAGGAATAATAGACTTACATCACGATATCTTTTTCTTCCTCATTCTTCTTTTTGTTTTCGTATCACGGATCTTGGTTCGCGCTTTATGGCATTTCCACTATAAACAAAATCAAATACCGCAAAGGATTGTTCATGGAACTACTATCGAGATTCTTTGGACCATTTTTCCTAGTATCATTCCGATGTTCATTGCTATACCATCCTTTGCTCTCTTATACTCAATGGACGAGGTAGTAGTAGATCCAGCCATGACTATCAAAGCTATTGGACATCAATGGTATCGGACTTATGAGTATTCTGACTATAACAGTTCCGATGAAGAGTCACTCACTTTTGACAGTTATACGATTCCAGAAGATGATCTAGAATTGGGTCAATCACGTTTATTAGAAGTGGACAATAGAGTGGTTCTACCAGCCAAAACTCATCTACGTATTATTGTAACACCTGCTGATGTACCTCATAGTTGGGCTGTACCTTCCTCAGGTGTCAAATGTGATGCTGTACCTGGTCGTTTAAATCAGATCTCCATTTTGGTACAACGAGAAGGAGTTTACTATGGTCAGTGCAGTGAGATTTGTGGAACTAATCATGCCTTTACGC CTATCGTCGTAGAAGCAGTTCCTAGGAAAGATTATGGTTCTCGGGTATCCAATCAATTAATCCCCAAAACCGGGGAAGCTTAA